The DNA segment AAGGAGCACGCCGAGCTACACCTCCTGCTCTCAATGATCACGCCGGTCGGATGGCTGGAGCGCGTGCCAACGTACAAGGAAAAACGCGACCTGTTGGCCGAGCGCGGGGTCGGTGACGAATCGGTTTCGTACGGCCTGCTTGGCTATCCGGTACTTCAGGCGTCGGATATTCTGGTGTACCGGGCACATGTGGTGCCCGTTGGCCGCGATCAGGCAGCGCATCTGGAGGTGACGCGGGAGATAGCGCGCCGCTTCAACCGGCTTTATGGACCCGTGTTTCCGGAGCCGGAGGCAGTGATTCCTGCAACCGCGGCTGCAGTTCCGGGACTGGACGGTCGCAAGATGTCGAAATCGTACGGCAACGCGATCTATATGCGCGACACCGCCGACGAGGTTGCGGCAAAGATACGAGGCGCTTTCACAACGCCGACCAAAATCCGCAAGTCCGACCCGGGCGTGCCGGAGAGCTGCGTGGTCTGTCAGCTTCGCCGTCTGTACGATCCTTCCGGATACAGAGCGTCCTGGGACGAGGATCGGGCCGGCGAGCGCGGATGCATGCAGAGCAAGACCGAGCTGATTGAAATCGTGAACTCTGTTCTCGAGCCGATTCGCGTGCGGCGGGCCGAACTGCTGGCCGATCCCGTTGAACTTGACCGCGTGCTGATGGCCGGAGCCGAGAAAGCGCGACCTGTAGCGGCCGACACGCTGAAGCAAGTGCGCGAGGCTATAGGACTGCCGTAGCGGAACCCGGCGAGAGCCGGTTCACCATCGGCCCCAGGCCGGTTTCAGGCTGCAGTCGGACGGATCCGAAAAATGATTTCCGGCCCGATACTTTTCGGCCCGCCCGGCCGTCACCTCTATAACCTGTGACATCTTTGGAGGAACTATGGTCGCTGCAACCGAGATTGGGAATACCTTGAACGCCACCCTGCCCTGCAGGGATCTCTACGAGGCGGTGCAGACGGTGGCTCACGCCGTGAGCGACCGTACCACCATCGCTATACTCTCTCACATACTGATCGAGTCCGAGGAGGGCGCCCTGCGACTGATCGGATACGATGGCGAAGCATTGAGCATGAGCTGCCGCGTGGCCGCCAGCGTTTCGCGGCAGGGAATGCTGACGGCGCCGGCAAAAACACTGGTCGGCGTTCTGAGCAATCTGACCGAAAACCGCGACGTGGATATCTCCAGCGACGTCGGTTCCACCGTGCAGATTCACTGCGAGCGCTCCACAACGAAGGTTTTGGGCCGTTCTCCCGCCGATTTTGTACGCCCGCCGGACTTGCGAAACGACGCTGTGTGCACCGTGCCGCAAGTTTTGCTGCGCGAGATGATCCGCCAAACGGCGTTCGCCGTCTCGGGAGATGAAACGCGCCGGACACTCAACGGCGTGTTGATGTCGTTTGACGGCGAGACGCTGCGGATGGTGGCTACCGATACGCATCGGCTGGCGCTGCGAACCACCGAGGTCGGGAGTGGGGCCGTGGTGCGAGACGCCATTGTGCCGGCCCGCACTATCAAGGAGCTTGGCCGCCTCCTTACCGATGCTGCCGGCGACGTGACGATAACCCTTTCGGGGAACCAGGTGCGGTTTGACCTGCCGGGTGAGACCGAGACACAGATCGGCTCGACGCTCATCGAAGGCCAGTTCCCAAACTACAACCGGGTTATTCCCGGCCAGTACAACAAACGCGTGACCATGAACACCTCGGCGCTGACCCAAGCGCTGCGCCGCGCGCAGGTTGTAGCCCGTGAGAATGCCGGACGCGTGATGATGACGGTCGGACAGGATACCGTAGAACTGAGTGCCGAGAGCGCGATTGTAGGGTCATCGCTGGAGGAGCTTGAGGCTTCGAGCGACGGCGACGAGATGGTGCTGGCGTTCAACGCCGGTTATCTGCTGGAAGCGCTGGCGGTGATGGAGACCGACAAGGTCCACATCGATCTTACCGAGCCGCTCAAGCCGGCTGTGGTGCGGCCAGCTACCGAGGAGCCCGAATCGGCGACGGACCGGTTTCTGTACGTCCTGATGCCGATGCAGCTGGTGTGAAAATGTGCGCGCTGGAGTCTGCATCTGTGTCGCCCTCGGCTTCACGTATGAAGCCGGGGGCGCACAGTACGTCAGCACCTTCTTTGTGCGGCACGACCTTATGCACGATCATCCTCAGTCGCACACGCTTTTCTTGACCCTCTACGAACTCGTCGGTAAGGACGGTAAGCAGTTCGTTAAACGCACGGCTTAGGACGCTCTTCGCATCGCACCGCGAACGCTTCGAGCCGGGCTGCCTTGCTGGACGGGACGGGAGGACGCCACGACGATTCTCCAGGCCCTTACGGCGTGCGGCGATGTCGGCAGACAAATCGGCGTAAGCGTCCGCCAGTAGACC comes from the Armatimonadota bacterium genome and includes:
- the trpS gene encoding tryptophan--tRNA ligase, whose product is MQPTGDGALHLGNLEGALRNWIALQNDYEMFCCIVDWHALTTRYDDSRAIGPACRQVAADYIASGLDPARCAIFLQSMVKEHAELHLLLSMITPVGWLERVPTYKEKRDLLAERGVGDESVSYGLLGYPVLQASDILVYRAHVVPVGRDQAAHLEVTREIARRFNRLYGPVFPEPEAVIPATAAAVPGLDGRKMSKSYGNAIYMRDTADEVAAKIRGAFTTPTKIRKSDPGVPESCVVCQLRRLYDPSGYRASWDEDRAGERGCMQSKTELIEIVNSVLEPIRVRRAELLADPVELDRVLMAGAEKARPVAADTLKQVREAIGLP
- the dnaN gene encoding DNA polymerase III subunit beta; the protein is MVAATEIGNTLNATLPCRDLYEAVQTVAHAVSDRTTIAILSHILIESEEGALRLIGYDGEALSMSCRVAASVSRQGMLTAPAKTLVGVLSNLTENRDVDISSDVGSTVQIHCERSTTKVLGRSPADFVRPPDLRNDAVCTVPQVLLREMIRQTAFAVSGDETRRTLNGVLMSFDGETLRMVATDTHRLALRTTEVGSGAVVRDAIVPARTIKELGRLLTDAAGDVTITLSGNQVRFDLPGETETQIGSTLIEGQFPNYNRVIPGQYNKRVTMNTSALTQALRRAQVVARENAGRVMMTVGQDTVELSAESAIVGSSLEELEASSDGDEMVLAFNAGYLLEALAVMETDKVHIDLTEPLKPAVVRPATEEPESATDRFLYVLMPMQLV